The Agromyces sp. LHK192 genome includes a window with the following:
- a CDS encoding cytochrome c biogenesis protein ResB, with protein sequence MSDAHDPLRPADHVDSVEPDPKDSGDGVSRPKLGVVGWLRFGWRQLTSMRTALLLLLLLAIAAVPGSLVPQRSSDPNGVTQYFQDNPDLAPVLDSFQMFDVYTSAWFSAVYLLLFLSLIGCIIPRTKHHLEALRARPPRTPVRLSRLAGYTERDLAVADGQTTDAAAEAAIDDAAKRLEAQGYRVERYDLRGEASVSAERGYLRETGNLVFHTALLGILVTVGVGGGFGFSGQRVVVEGQSFVNTLAAFDSFNPGRFFDDERLTPYRLGLDDLDAVYETQNPEAIGQPIDFTAHVTVDSEDGAVEGTVKVNEPLRTHGTDVYLLGNGYAPTITVRDPDGEIVFTDSVPFLPQDANLTSIGVVKVPDGLDEQLGMIAFFYPTQDVLETGAYTSTYPDLFYPVLTMNVYEGDLGLDDGTPTSVYSLDPTDMRQLTGGDTGVDSIELMPGETADLPDGRGTVTFEDASPSGDAAASGDYSQSVKRFASFDIHHDPTQIWVLVFAILILAGLLTSLFVPRRRMWVKAAKRRDGTVVLEYAGLARGEDPTLEAAVTALADAHVGPAASAAREESSKPAT encoded by the coding sequence GTGAGCGACGCGCACGACCCGTTGCGTCCGGCCGACCACGTCGACTCGGTCGAGCCCGACCCGAAGGACTCGGGCGACGGCGTGAGCCGCCCGAAGCTCGGCGTCGTCGGCTGGCTCCGCTTCGGCTGGCGGCAGCTCACGAGCATGCGCACGGCGCTGCTCCTGCTGCTGCTCCTGGCGATCGCGGCCGTGCCGGGATCGCTCGTACCGCAGCGGTCGAGCGACCCGAACGGCGTCACCCAGTACTTCCAGGACAACCCCGACCTCGCGCCGGTGCTCGACTCGTTCCAGATGTTCGACGTCTACACGTCGGCGTGGTTCTCGGCGGTCTACCTGTTGCTGTTCCTGTCGCTGATCGGGTGCATCATCCCGCGCACGAAGCACCACCTCGAGGCGCTGCGGGCGCGCCCGCCTCGCACGCCGGTGCGGCTGTCGCGGCTCGCCGGCTACACCGAGCGCGACCTCGCCGTGGCGGACGGCCAGACGACGGATGCCGCCGCCGAGGCCGCGATCGACGATGCGGCCAAGCGGCTCGAGGCGCAGGGCTACCGCGTCGAGCGCTATGACCTGCGGGGGGAGGCATCCGTCTCCGCGGAACGCGGCTACCTCCGGGAGACCGGCAACCTCGTGTTCCACACCGCTTTGCTCGGCATCCTCGTGACCGTGGGCGTCGGCGGCGGATTCGGGTTCTCGGGCCAGCGCGTCGTCGTCGAGGGCCAGTCGTTCGTCAACACGCTCGCCGCGTTCGACTCGTTCAACCCCGGGCGCTTCTTCGACGACGAGCGGCTCACGCCGTACCGGCTCGGCCTGGACGACCTCGACGCCGTCTACGAGACGCAGAACCCCGAGGCGATCGGGCAGCCGATCGACTTCACCGCGCACGTCACCGTCGACAGCGAGGACGGCGCGGTCGAGGGCACGGTCAAGGTCAACGAGCCGCTGCGCACGCACGGCACCGACGTGTACCTCCTCGGCAACGGCTACGCGCCCACGATCACCGTGCGCGACCCGGACGGCGAGATCGTCTTCACCGACTCCGTGCCGTTCCTGCCGCAGGACGCGAACCTCACCTCGATCGGCGTCGTCAAGGTGCCCGACGGGCTCGACGAGCAGCTCGGCATGATCGCGTTCTTCTACCCGACGCAGGACGTGCTCGAGACGGGCGCGTACACGTCGACCTACCCCGACCTGTTCTACCCGGTGCTGACGATGAACGTGTACGAGGGCGACCTCGGCCTCGACGACGGCACCCCCACGTCGGTGTACTCGCTCGACCCGACCGACATGCGCCAGCTCACGGGCGGCGACACCGGGGTCGACTCCATCGAGCTCATGCCGGGCGAGACCGCCGACCTCCCCGACGGGCGCGGAACGGTCACGTTCGAGGATGCCTCGCCGAGCGGGGATGCCGCCGCCTCCGGCGACTACTCGCAGAGCGTGAAGCGGTTCGCGTCGTTCGACATCCACCACGACCCGACCCAGATCTGGGTGCTGGTCTTCGCGATCCTGATCCTCGCGGGGCTGCTGACCTCGCTCTTCGTGCCGCGTCGTCGCATGTGGGT
- a CDS encoding cytochrome c biogenesis CcdA family protein: protein MGPGELVFSGQLFVAIPIALAAGLISFLSPCVLPLVPGYLGYIGGFTDASADAATERRNRRRLLLGVTLFIAGFTAVFLLYTALAGAAGAWLRMWQDPITRVLGVVLIVMGLVFIGQFTFLQRQLKPTWRPATGLAGAPLLGVVFGLGWTPCIGPALAAVLSLSLNAESAWRGALLGLAYCVGLGIPFLLVALGFGWVTGSMAFLRRHIRTINLIGGALLIVIGIVMVSGLWTAWMSELQGVMSGVDLLL from the coding sequence GTGGGGCCGGGCGAGCTCGTCTTCAGCGGGCAGCTCTTCGTCGCGATCCCCATCGCCCTGGCCGCCGGCCTCATCTCGTTCCTCTCGCCGTGCGTGCTGCCCCTCGTCCCCGGGTACCTCGGCTACATCGGCGGGTTCACGGATGCCTCCGCCGACGCCGCGACCGAACGCCGCAACCGCCGCCGCCTCCTGCTCGGCGTGACGCTGTTCATCGCGGGCTTCACGGCGGTGTTCCTGCTCTACACGGCGCTCGCCGGTGCCGCCGGCGCGTGGCTGCGCATGTGGCAGGACCCGATCACGCGCGTGCTCGGCGTGGTGCTCATCGTCATGGGCCTCGTGTTCATCGGCCAGTTCACGTTCCTCCAGCGGCAGCTGAAGCCGACCTGGCGGCCCGCGACCGGGCTGGCCGGCGCACCCCTGCTGGGCGTCGTGTTCGGCCTCGGCTGGACGCCGTGCATCGGCCCGGCCCTCGCCGCGGTGCTGAGCCTCAGCCTCAACGCCGAGTCGGCGTGGCGCGGCGCCCTGCTCGGGCTCGCGTACTGCGTCGGCCTCGGCATCCCGTTCCTGCTCGTCGCGCTCGGCTTCGGCTGGGTGACGGGCTCGATGGCGTTCCTGCGGCGCCACATCCGCACCATCAACCTCATCGGCGGCGCACTGCTGATCGTCATCGGCATCGTCATGGTGTCGGGACTGTGGACCGCCTGGATGAGCGAACTCCAGGGGGTGATGAGCGGTGTCGACCTCCTCCTCTGA
- a CDS encoding TlpA family protein disulfide reductase, which yields MSAAMLLAGCSSDPLAEQYREGSGKNYIAGDGTVSEFAPDGRGEPVSFAGDTVDGGTFDSADALGDVTVVNFWYASCAPCRAEAPILQDVHEAYPDDVTFVGVNVRDQAGTARPFEEDFGITYPSILDADQGLVQYAFAGQVPAAAVPTTLVLDREGRVAARILGQIQDESILDTIVGDLVAEGT from the coding sequence GTGTCCGCCGCGATGCTGCTCGCCGGCTGCTCGAGCGACCCGCTCGCGGAGCAGTACCGCGAGGGCAGCGGCAAGAACTACATCGCCGGCGACGGCACGGTCTCGGAGTTCGCGCCCGACGGCCGTGGCGAACCCGTCTCGTTCGCCGGCGACACGGTCGACGGCGGCACGTTCGACTCCGCCGACGCGCTCGGCGACGTCACCGTCGTGAACTTCTGGTACGCCTCCTGCGCGCCCTGCCGGGCCGAGGCGCCGATCCTCCAGGACGTGCACGAGGCGTACCCCGACGACGTCACCTTCGTCGGCGTGAACGTGCGCGACCAGGCCGGCACCGCGCGTCCGTTCGAGGAGGACTTCGGCATCACGTACCCGTCGATCCTCGACGCCGACCAGGGGCTCGTGCAGTACGCCTTCGCGGGCCAGGTGCCCGCCGCCGCCGTGCCGACCACGCTCGTGCTCGACCGCGAGGGCCGAGTCGCGGCGCGGATCCTCGGGCAGATCCAGGACGAGTCGATCCTCGACACGATCGTCGGCGACCTCGTCGCCGAGGGCACCTGA
- the aspS gene encoding aspartate--tRNA(Asn) ligase, with the protein MTSRTLISDLAALPDGPVTVAGWVETVRDQKKVQFVILRDESGAAQLVNPATRELAEDAPAEGAGSAPALALTESISTLSHGSFVRVTGELKHDERVKLGGLEVKVAALEVVSEALETPIAADSSVDKRMDWRFLDLRQPKQNLIFRVQTTFLHALRGVWIEKGLIEVQTPKLMASASESRAELFEVDYFEGKAYLAQSPQFFKQMAQAAGFGGIFEVGPAFRADPSFTSRHATEFTSIDTEISWIDSHEDVMALHEELLVAGFQAVADKHGDEIRELFDVDVTVPSRPFPRIPLAEAKQIVADHGYVVPRADADMDPEGERRISEYVKETYGHEFVFLTDYASSIRPFYHMRHEGDPSLTNSYDLIFNGVEISTGAQREHRVDVLVEQAVDKGMDPEELGFYLDFFRYGVPPHGGFGMGLARVLMLMLHESSIRETTYLFRGPTRLLP; encoded by the coding sequence GTGACTTCACGCACCCTCATCTCCGACCTGGCCGCGCTTCCCGACGGTCCCGTGACCGTCGCCGGATGGGTCGAGACCGTCCGCGATCAGAAGAAGGTGCAGTTCGTCATCCTGCGCGACGAGTCGGGCGCCGCCCAGCTCGTGAATCCCGCGACCCGCGAACTGGCCGAGGATGCCCCGGCCGAAGGCGCCGGCTCGGCGCCGGCGCTCGCGCTGACCGAGTCGATCTCCACGCTGTCGCACGGGTCGTTCGTTCGCGTCACCGGCGAACTCAAGCACGACGAGCGGGTGAAGCTCGGCGGGCTCGAGGTCAAGGTCGCCGCGCTCGAGGTCGTCAGCGAGGCCCTCGAGACGCCGATCGCCGCCGACTCGAGCGTCGACAAGCGCATGGACTGGCGGTTCCTCGACCTGCGCCAGCCGAAGCAGAACCTGATCTTCCGGGTGCAGACGACGTTCCTGCACGCACTGCGCGGGGTCTGGATCGAGAAGGGCCTCATCGAGGTGCAGACGCCGAAGCTGATGGCGTCGGCGTCGGAGTCGCGCGCCGAGCTGTTCGAGGTGGACTACTTCGAGGGCAAGGCGTACCTGGCGCAGAGCCCGCAGTTCTTCAAGCAGATGGCGCAGGCCGCCGGCTTCGGCGGCATCTTCGAGGTCGGCCCCGCGTTCCGCGCCGACCCGTCGTTCACGAGCCGCCACGCGACCGAGTTCACCTCGATCGACACCGAGATCAGCTGGATCGACTCGCACGAGGACGTGATGGCGCTGCACGAGGAGCTCCTCGTCGCCGGCTTCCAGGCGGTCGCCGACAAGCACGGCGACGAGATCCGCGAGCTGTTCGACGTCGACGTGACGGTGCCGAGCCGGCCGTTCCCGCGCATCCCGCTCGCCGAGGCGAAGCAGATCGTCGCCGACCACGGCTACGTCGTGCCCCGCGCCGACGCCGACATGGACCCGGAGGGCGAGCGGCGCATCTCGGAGTACGTCAAGGAGACGTACGGGCACGAGTTCGTGTTCCTCACCGACTACGCCTCGAGCATCCGGCCGTTCTACCACATGCGCCACGAGGGCGACCCGTCGCTCACGAACTCGTACGACCTCATCTTCAACGGGGTCGAGATCTCGACCGGCGCGCAGCGCGAGCACCGCGTCGACGTGCTCGTCGAGCAGGCGGTGGACAAGGGCATGGACCCCGAGGAGCTCGGGTTCTACCTCGACTTCTTCCGCTACGGCGTGCCGCCGCACGGCGGGTTCGGCATGGGCCTCGCGCGCGTGCTGATGCTCATGCTGCACGAGTCGTCGATCCGCGAGACCACCTACCTGTTCCGCGGGCCGACCCGCCTGCTGCCGTAA
- a CDS encoding histidine phosphatase family protein yields the protein MPADQIHLVRHGEVFNPQGVLYGRLEGFGLSDLGRRMAQSAADDLVARNRAVTSLVSSPLQRTQQSAEPIAEAFGLEPTLEPRIIEPENRFEGKRMRGRDGALRDIRNWGLLVNPWEPSWGEPFGSIAARMIAAMEDAWQAADGGDVVMVSHQLPIWMVHRRTAGKGLAHDPRRRRCALSSITTFERRQVNDLGAGRFVEVGYANPAGGLAAAATDVGAV from the coding sequence GTGCCGGCCGACCAGATCCATCTCGTGCGCCATGGCGAGGTGTTCAACCCCCAGGGCGTGCTGTACGGACGGCTCGAGGGCTTCGGCCTCTCCGACCTCGGTCGCCGCATGGCGCAGTCCGCCGCCGACGACCTCGTCGCCCGGAACCGGGCCGTCACCTCGCTCGTGAGCTCGCCCCTGCAGCGCACGCAGCAGTCCGCCGAGCCCATCGCCGAGGCGTTCGGCCTGGAGCCCACGCTCGAGCCGCGCATCATCGAGCCCGAGAACCGGTTCGAGGGCAAGCGCATGCGCGGGCGCGACGGCGCGCTCCGCGACATCCGCAACTGGGGACTGCTCGTGAACCCGTGGGAGCCGAGCTGGGGCGAGCCGTTCGGGTCGATCGCCGCGCGCATGATCGCCGCGATGGAGGACGCCTGGCAGGCGGCCGACGGCGGCGACGTCGTGATGGTGAGCCACCAGCTGCCGATCTGGATGGTGCACCGCCGGACCGCGGGCAAGGGACTCGCGCACGACCCGCGCCGCCGTCGCTGCGCGCTGTCGAGCATCACCACCTTCGAGCGCCGCCAGGTCAACGACCTCGGCGCCGGCCGCTTCGTCGAGGTCGGGTACGCGAACCCCGCCGGCGGGCTCGCGGCCGCGGCGACCGACGTGGGGGCCGTGTGA
- a CDS encoding SulP family inorganic anion transporter, with the protein MARPATPARPPAARRFRLFPTLVGYRRGWLGPDLLAGLSAGAVVIPQAMAYATIANLPVQLGLYTCMVPMLVYAMLGGSRAMSVSTTSTIATLTATTLVSAGIAAGSDDPVPDLIALTLLVGVILLLARLARLGSLVENISQATIVGIQIGVGATVAVGQLPKLLGETGNPSGEGFFAAVNAAVRALPTVHLPTVVLSAASIAVLLVLKRLLPRVPAPLVVVAAGILLVALTPVEDQGLELIAAVPQGFPPLELPTFADLGPMVPGALAIAVMAFLESAAVARGIRRLGEPQVDSNQELFATGAANAVGSFFQVLPAAGGFSQSAVNQGAGARTQLSSIVTVGLAVLVALFLGPVLSLLPQATLASLVFVAVIGLIDVRSLVRFRRISRNDFWIATITAIVGLTAGLLVAVAVGVIATLIVVLRELDRVRIEADEPRDGVLPIRLLGPLYTANILAYETAILGDVDARPDIRAVALELTRLEVVSVTILDGLAELDRELEARGIELRLAAVPEAGATAARRGTWFTGLEAAGRVHPTLEAAVAAPPTEQRT; encoded by the coding sequence GTGGCCCGGCCCGCGACGCCCGCGAGGCCCCCGGCGGCGCGCCGGTTCCGTCTCTTCCCGACGCTGGTCGGATACCGGCGCGGATGGCTCGGCCCCGACCTCCTCGCCGGGCTCTCGGCCGGGGCCGTCGTCATTCCACAGGCCATGGCGTACGCCACGATCGCGAACCTGCCGGTGCAGCTCGGGCTCTACACCTGCATGGTGCCGATGCTCGTCTACGCGATGCTCGGCGGCTCTCGGGCGATGAGCGTGTCGACCACGTCGACCATCGCCACGCTCACCGCCACCACCCTCGTCAGCGCCGGTATCGCCGCGGGTTCCGACGACCCGGTGCCCGACCTCATCGCCCTCACGCTCCTCGTCGGCGTCATCCTGCTGCTCGCACGGCTCGCCAGGCTCGGCTCGCTCGTGGAGAACATCTCGCAGGCGACGATCGTCGGCATCCAGATCGGCGTCGGCGCGACCGTGGCGGTCGGTCAGTTGCCCAAGCTCCTCGGCGAGACCGGGAACCCGTCGGGCGAGGGCTTCTTCGCCGCCGTGAACGCCGCGGTGCGGGCGCTGCCGACGGTGCACCTGCCCACCGTCGTGCTGTCGGCTGCGTCGATCGCGGTGCTGCTCGTGCTGAAACGGCTGCTCCCCAGGGTTCCTGCGCCGCTGGTCGTCGTCGCCGCGGGCATCCTGCTCGTCGCCCTCACGCCCGTCGAGGACCAGGGCCTCGAGCTCATCGCCGCGGTGCCGCAGGGGTTCCCGCCGCTCGAGCTGCCGACCTTCGCGGACCTCGGTCCCATGGTCCCCGGGGCGCTCGCCATCGCCGTCATGGCCTTCCTCGAGTCGGCGGCCGTGGCGCGAGGCATCCGCCGCCTCGGCGAGCCGCAGGTCGACAGCAACCAGGAGCTGTTCGCGACCGGCGCCGCGAACGCGGTCGGGTCGTTCTTCCAGGTGCTGCCCGCGGCCGGCGGTTTCTCGCAGAGCGCGGTGAACCAGGGTGCAGGTGCCAGGACGCAGCTCTCGTCGATCGTGACCGTCGGGCTCGCCGTGCTCGTCGCGCTCTTCCTCGGGCCGGTGCTGAGCCTGCTCCCGCAGGCGACGCTCGCGTCGCTCGTGTTCGTCGCCGTCATCGGGCTCATCGACGTGCGGTCGCTCGTACGGTTCCGGCGGATCAGCCGCAACGACTTCTGGATCGCCACGATCACCGCGATCGTCGGCCTCACGGCGGGCCTGCTGGTCGCGGTGGCCGTCGGCGTGATCGCGACCCTCATCGTCGTCCTGCGCGAACTCGACCGGGTGCGGATCGAGGCCGACGAACCGCGCGACGGCGTGCTTCCGATCCGCCTGCTCGGCCCGCTGTACACGGCGAACATACTCGCGTACGAGACCGCGATCCTCGGCGACGTGGACGCCCGGCCGGACATCCGCGCCGTCGCGCTCGAGCTGACGCGGCTCGAAGTCGTATCGGTCACCATCCTCGACGGGCTGGCCGAACTCGACCGGGAGCTCGAAGCCCGCGGGATCGAGCTCCGCCTTGCGGCCGTTCCCGAAGCGGGCGCAACCGCGGCCCGGCGAGGCACCTGGTTCACCGGGCTCGAGGCAGCCGGCCGCGTGCACCCGACGCTCGAAGCAGCGGTCGCCGCACCGCCGACGGAGCAGCGGACCTGA